The genomic segment TCTATTCTTCATCGGATGATCCGGCCCTGATTGACCACCTGCGATACGTGATTCTGGAAAAAGAAGAACTGATAAAGGAATACAAGAGAAGAATAGCCGACGAGAGCATAGAAGCGAGCGAACTAAAGCTGGTTTTTGAAAGAATCGAAGATGTTTTGAGTAAATTTGCAAAGCCGTCGATGTTCGCATATCTGAGTCACTCAGTAACACCGGCTGTGCCGGCAATACAGAAGCTAATCCGCAAGATCGACGAACTTGAGTCGCAGCTCGAAAGCGATCTCCTCTTTCTGAAATTGGAACTGTCGAAAGTCTCTGAGAATTTCTTCTCGAGGTTGTCTGATTCACCAGAGTTAGCAAACTACAGTCATTATCTCGAACTAGTTCGCACTAATCGAGTTCATATGCTCAGCGAACCAGA from the Mesotoga infera genome contains:
- a CDS encoding peptidase M3, with protein sequence MEKEVLTNLSEEPFVEWDLTKLYSSSDDPALIDHLRYVILEKEELIKEYKRRIADESIEASELKLVFERIEDVLSKFAKPSMFAYLSHSVTPAVPAIQKLIRKIDELESQLESDLLFLKLELSKVSENFFSRLSDSPELANYSHYLELVRTNRVHMLSEP